The following proteins come from a genomic window of Synechococcus sp. BIOS-E4-1:
- the cpeA gene encoding class 1 C-phycoerythrin subunit alpha has product MKSVVTTVVTAADAAGRFPSQNDLEAVQGNIQRAAARLEAAEKLAAGLDAVTREAGDACFNKYAYLKQPGEAGDSQVKVDKCYRDLGHYLRLINYCLVVGGTGPLDEWGIAGAREVYRSLSLPTGPYVEALTYTRDRACAPRDMSPQALNEFKSYLDYVINALS; this is encoded by the coding sequence ATGAAGTCCGTCGTTACCACAGTTGTGACTGCTGCAGATGCAGCAGGTCGCTTCCCTTCCCAGAACGATCTTGAAGCAGTCCAGGGCAACATCCAGCGTGCCGCTGCCCGTCTGGAAGCTGCTGAAAAGCTTGCTGCCGGCCTGGACGCAGTGACGCGTGAAGCCGGTGATGCCTGCTTCAACAAGTATGCCTATCTCAAGCAGCCTGGTGAGGCTGGTGATAGCCAGGTCAAGGTTGACAAGTGCTACCGCGATCTCGGCCACTATCTGCGTTTGATCAACTACTGCCTTGTTGTTGGCGGTACTGGTCCTCTGGACGAATGGGGCATCGCCGGTGCTCGTGAGGTTTATCGTTCACTGAGTCTGCCGACTGGTCCTTACGTCGAAGCCCTCACATACACCCGTGATCGTGCTTGTGCACCTCGTGACATGAGTCCTCAGGCTCTGAACGAGTTCAAGTCCTACCTGGATTATGTGATCAACGCTCTTTCCTGA
- a CDS encoding HEAT repeat domain-containing protein → MNDFAETQLSQEEALDLANHLKEKLRAGLPIDADPDSIAIMVAGLGDPRGLLRRQISEGLGSVGKAAVPALCQAMRRSDQVTVRRAAAKTLTLIADRNSLPDLLTTFLTDTDSVVQGSTMGAMASMGKESIGAIFSIVENVDSTEMQIGLANWALTIIGDRDPETLKAALLSNNSKVRKAAISALASQIQSLNSQEDRDLLQKALQDSCAEIRSEAVILLGNLEDSEWALFLLSPALSDQESLVRKNTALSLMKLGCSSSIPNLQKQLESESDPAVRKVLQLAIDRLQKFAET, encoded by the coding sequence ATGAATGACTTCGCTGAAACACAGTTGAGTCAAGAAGAAGCTCTTGATCTGGCCAATCATCTCAAAGAAAAACTGAGAGCGGGATTGCCAATCGATGCTGATCCAGATTCGATCGCGATCATGGTAGCTGGGCTAGGGGATCCTCGAGGGCTGCTGCGCCGCCAAATTTCCGAGGGTTTGGGATCAGTTGGGAAAGCAGCTGTACCTGCTTTGTGTCAGGCGATGCGACGCAGTGATCAGGTCACAGTGAGAAGGGCAGCTGCTAAGACTCTGACCTTGATTGCTGATCGCAATAGCCTGCCTGATCTACTGACAACTTTTCTGACCGATACAGACTCGGTCGTTCAAGGTTCAACGATGGGGGCGATGGCTTCCATGGGGAAAGAATCGATCGGAGCAATTTTCAGCATTGTTGAAAATGTTGATAGCACAGAAATGCAAATTGGCTTAGCGAATTGGGCACTCACGATCATTGGCGATCGAGACCCAGAAACACTAAAAGCTGCATTATTATCAAATAATTCCAAAGTACGAAAAGCTGCAATATCCGCTCTTGCAAGCCAAATTCAATCTCTCAATTCTCAAGAAGATCGCGACTTACTGCAAAAGGCTCTGCAGGATTCATGTGCTGAAATTCGTTCCGAAGCAGTGATTCTGCTTGGAAACCTTGAGGATTCAGAGTGGGCATTATTCTTACTCTCTCCTGCTCTTTCGGATCAGGAAAGTTTAGTCAGAAAAAATACTGCCTTGTCACTGATGAAGCTGGGTTGCAGCTCAAGCATTCCCAATCTTCAAAAACAACTCGAGAGCGAGTCTGACCCAGCAGTTCGTAAAGTTCTTCAGCTTGCCATTGATCGGCTCCAAAAATTCGCAGAAACCTAG
- a CDS encoding DUF2656 family protein has protein sequence MTVFIVSHNLQITSDSVPTLSAQTLAEGLKGQSNAFDHAEALSHPHWLIRLESSLPPEEMAKELVQAWKKFRISSSHGSEHHWLALGGRKDSPGSTGSPLQAGSWGVDVVECADPNQFLLGINWEGLKSGRPSDAIFEIRS, from the coding sequence ATGACCGTTTTTATTGTCTCTCATAACCTTCAGATCACATCAGATAGTGTTCCTACATTATCTGCTCAAACGTTAGCTGAGGGATTGAAGGGACAATCAAATGCTTTTGACCACGCCGAAGCCTTGAGTCATCCGCATTGGCTTATCCGCTTAGAGTCTTCATTACCACCGGAAGAAATGGCCAAGGAGCTTGTTCAGGCATGGAAAAAATTTCGAATTTCTTCTTCTCATGGCTCTGAACATCACTGGCTCGCACTTGGCGGGCGCAAAGATTCCCCGGGATCAACTGGTTCACCACTTCAAGCAGGATCTTGGGGCGTTGACGTTGTTGAATGTGCAGACCCGAATCAGTTTCTGCTTGGCATCAACTGGGAAGGCCTAAAAAGCGGACGACCCAGCGATGCAATCTTTGAAATTAGATCATGA
- a CDS encoding HEAT repeat domain-containing protein, with amino-acid sequence MTGRFDNIHPELTCEHARQILLRPINELESQSDYYMAASHLINCPGSDTEQALVDLLENPLNEQAVNIAKRKAVEVLGRLGAESSISVIGRCLWSDDRYLVENTVCSLRQLKCNQTDLIAKIINLLKDDDYNQRVLIQCLASLSVQESLTTIQVFKNVESPGIRGAAIAADAQLTGCRKELSVVADHLLLPNQMDRQCAIQDLIDAQAVEQLPAIVSSPVSPTFRVRACRLLLNSLDHSALVESMHLVDAVLIDNPSDINIVHEYDVTPGLDFLVRDLFNTDFSRCYLAMKTLSQMPSQVLWPVISREWEEEAHNDYGAHYFFMRLIGSRSDWPQQAVHSIDEILKSSAINMRPQFQKSRPAAMYSMAQWNPDSFLELMPMFLSDQYLPAWDCRYVAILALESISSQANQAQVEDLLKSLVDDDDCFVQARLASIRLA; translated from the coding sequence ATGACAGGTCGTTTTGACAATATTCATCCTGAGCTGACATGTGAGCATGCTCGGCAGATTCTTCTTCGACCTATTAATGAGTTGGAGTCGCAAAGCGATTACTATATGGCTGCGTCTCATTTGATTAATTGCCCGGGATCAGATACTGAGCAAGCTTTGGTAGATTTGTTGGAAAATCCTCTCAATGAGCAAGCTGTAAATATTGCGAAACGAAAGGCTGTGGAAGTTCTCGGAAGGCTGGGTGCTGAGTCTTCGATCTCTGTAATTGGTCGATGCTTGTGGTCTGATGATCGTTACTTGGTTGAAAACACTGTCTGCTCACTTAGGCAGCTAAAATGTAATCAGACTGATCTGATTGCAAAAATAATCAATCTTCTAAAAGACGATGATTACAATCAACGCGTTTTAATTCAATGCTTGGCGAGCTTATCTGTACAGGAAAGTCTCACGACTATTCAGGTATTCAAGAATGTCGAATCTCCCGGGATCAGAGGTGCCGCAATTGCTGCAGATGCTCAACTCACAGGTTGCAGGAAGGAGCTTTCTGTTGTTGCTGACCATCTTTTGCTGCCAAACCAGATGGATCGTCAATGTGCAATCCAGGATCTAATCGATGCCCAGGCAGTTGAGCAGCTTCCTGCCATTGTTAGCTCGCCAGTGTCGCCGACCTTTCGAGTTCGCGCTTGCAGGCTTCTACTGAATTCACTAGATCATTCAGCGTTGGTCGAATCAATGCACCTCGTTGATGCTGTTCTGATTGATAATCCAAGCGATATCAACATTGTGCATGAGTATGACGTCACGCCTGGTCTCGACTTTTTAGTGCGTGACCTCTTCAACACCGATTTCAGTCGATGTTATCTTGCCATGAAGACGTTGAGTCAAATGCCTTCGCAAGTGCTCTGGCCTGTAATTTCAAGAGAGTGGGAAGAAGAAGCTCATAACGACTATGGGGCTCATTATTTCTTCATGCGGTTAATTGGTTCTCGATCTGATTGGCCTCAGCAAGCAGTGCATTCTATTGATGAAATCCTGAAAAGTTCAGCAATTAATATGCGACCTCAGTTTCAAAAGAGTCGTCCTGCAGCCATGTATTCTATGGCTCAATGGAATCCAGATAGCTTTCTCGAGCTTATGCCAATGTTTTTGTCTGATCAATATTTGCCTGCTTGGGATTGTCGTTATGTGGCGATCCTGGCGTTGGAATCAATTTCTAGTCAAGCCAATCAAGCTCAAGTTGAAGATTTATTGAAATCACTTGTCGATGACGATGATTGTTTTGTTCAAGCCAGGCTGGCATCGATACGACTGGCTTGA
- a CDS encoding HEAT repeat domain-containing protein, producing the protein MDASSNSIDSLFADLVHPNPNIRFTACSLLAEQFPEEAMPRLFALMHDSDPGVYRTAVKALGMIGHKSVPDLIQLFDSSDNGTIRACCIKAIVQVSVSFPDQAFSVDTITMLEKALDDDSPVVAQSALMTLGHLSKQASEEARVIPLLIKACDNSNIAHVQGAAMSLAELDSPLVNECLQRLVQDDSKDELIREVAQASLERRQSLGFN; encoded by the coding sequence ATGGACGCGTCTAGCAACTCCATTGACTCTTTATTTGCTGATTTAGTCCATCCAAATCCCAATATTCGCTTCACTGCTTGTTCACTTCTTGCTGAGCAGTTCCCTGAGGAGGCAATGCCAAGGCTGTTCGCTTTGATGCACGATTCTGATCCAGGTGTGTATCGCACTGCTGTTAAAGCTCTAGGCATGATCGGCCATAAGAGTGTCCCCGATCTGATTCAACTGTTTGACTCATCTGATAATGGAACTATTAGAGCATGTTGTATTAAGGCAATCGTTCAGGTCTCAGTCAGTTTTCCTGATCAAGCTTTTTCTGTTGACACGATCACGATGTTGGAAAAAGCTCTCGATGATGACAGCCCGGTAGTGGCTCAGTCCGCTCTGATGACTCTTGGCCATCTTTCCAAACAAGCTTCAGAAGAAGCTCGTGTTATTCCTTTGTTGATTAAAGCCTGCGACAATAGCAATATTGCACATGTTCAAGGTGCGGCTATGTCTCTGGCTGAATTAGATTCTCCATTGGTGAATGAATGCCTGCAAAGGCTGGTTCAAGATGATTCTAAAGACGAATTAATTCGCGAAGTTGCTCAAGCTAGTCTTGAGAGACGACAGAGTCTGGGTTTTAACTAG
- a CDS encoding HEAT repeat domain-containing protein, translating to MSEATSNQQIEELDSLTEQEAFELAEVLKQKLTDQETPRSDQTSIKQMIAGLGDQRGALRLTFAQSLGNVGEAAVPYLCDALKNNPNVIIRRASAKTLNLIGSRKALPNLVEAFKTDSDPVVQGSSAGAMATIGVPAIDALLQILVEPDCTAFQVGLINLALSFIGSKAPDAFDQATQSDNVEIRIAAITVLAEQIQEQTSNSAKIALIKALSDEASEVRAEAATMAGKILEPEDASNQLCKMLKDKSKQVRKNTSLALMKMEAKDAIDRIKDAIKTEKDEQVKSVMTVAVNVLNKN from the coding sequence ATGAGTGAGGCAACATCGAATCAACAAATAGAAGAACTTGACAGTCTCACCGAGCAGGAAGCTTTCGAGCTGGCTGAAGTACTGAAGCAAAAACTGACTGATCAAGAGACCCCTCGCTCTGATCAAACTTCAATCAAGCAAATGATTGCTGGATTGGGAGATCAGCGTGGTGCTTTACGACTGACATTCGCGCAAAGTCTTGGGAATGTGGGTGAAGCAGCTGTTCCATATTTATGCGATGCATTGAAAAACAACCCGAATGTCATCATTCGACGCGCATCTGCGAAAACACTAAATTTAATTGGTAGCAGAAAAGCATTACCGAATCTCGTTGAAGCATTCAAAACAGATTCTGATCCAGTCGTTCAAGGATCATCGGCAGGCGCCATGGCAACAATTGGCGTCCCTGCAATCGATGCCCTACTTCAAATTCTGGTGGAACCAGACTGCACAGCTTTTCAAGTGGGGCTTATCAATCTGGCACTGAGCTTTATTGGTTCGAAAGCACCAGATGCATTTGATCAAGCGACACAATCAGACAATGTTGAAATCCGCATCGCTGCGATCACAGTGCTGGCTGAACAGATTCAGGAGCAAACGAGCAATTCAGCGAAAATTGCACTTATCAAAGCGTTATCTGATGAGGCCAGCGAAGTTCGTGCGGAAGCGGCCACTATGGCCGGCAAAATCCTAGAACCCGAAGATGCCTCCAATCAATTGTGCAAGATGCTCAAAGATAAATCCAAGCAAGTCAGAAAAAACACATCACTTGCTTTGATGAAAATGGAAGCAAAAGATGCAATAGATCGAATTAAAGATGCAATAAAAACTGAAAAAGATGAACAGGTTAAGTCTGTGATGACTGTGGCAGTGAATGTACTAAATAAAAACTAG